A region of Dioscorea cayenensis subsp. rotundata cultivar TDr96_F1 chromosome 5, TDr96_F1_v2_PseudoChromosome.rev07_lg8_w22 25.fasta, whole genome shotgun sequence DNA encodes the following proteins:
- the LOC120261999 gene encoding uncharacterized protein LOC120261999: MLLLLHPSMAMNTCSSSSSPTLMMIINPTKTNKTLSTVLMLHKDHGKQQSKHTSLLSTKSSISIKVYEDQEEGIVCYKDEKGEIVCEGHDEGPRFSQKDLQTSCYGREVKSFDFLHQCWLQIIEDSNFDNFVNGVAVQDQK, from the exons atgcttcttcttctccacccaTCAATGGCCATGAACAcatgttcttcttcatcttcaccaACCTTGATGATGATCATTAATCCAACAAAGACTAACAAGACCTTGTCCACTGTTCTTATGCTTCACAAAGATCATGGCAAACAACAAAGCAAACACACAAGTCTTCTCTCAACCAAGTCTTCAATTTCCATCAAA GtttatgaagatcaagaagaaggaATAGTTTGTTATAAAGATGAGAAGGGAGAAATTGTATGTGAAGGACATGATGAAGGTCCAAGATTTAGCCAAAAGGATCTACAGACTAGTTGTTACGGAAG AGAAGTTAAAagctttgattttcttcatcaatgttgGCTTCAAATCATTGAGGATTCTAACTTTGATAACTTTGTCAATGGAGTTGCTGTTCAAGACCAGAAGTAG
- the LOC120262399 gene encoding F-box only protein 13-like: MIRRHQSVQMEQNKKRKAVNEAEMMSVFSLDELNEDLLEKVLAWLPAASFCRLRLVCKRWNSVATSATFKIACSQIPCRDPWFLMVGQELNQSIVFDTSEWKWRSISHRNLLYRNTVPVASSGGLICFQTISSDFVIGNPLTGACRELPSAAPTSSAQTLHAVAMNSSPKAQSSYRIILVYSELAKLTLKVYDASTGFWENEMMLHRKAESSTMSGMAGNETIYFLSKAGDVVAASIQRCSSKQYSSVLIIENGEEVVYFLSHTGSVIACNVTQKYFFEYPRLLPVYSEYSIDVVDCKGEMLVVVLSEFLESASLRVWRFCKEDRAWRQIAAMPPWMSHEFYGKKADINCVGCGDNIFICINSSKFSSCVMCDVVINEWIELPKCFVNRRPIEFVSAFSFEPRMEVSV, translated from the exons ATGATCCGAAGACACCAATCTGTTCAG ATGGagcaaaacaagaaaagaaaagcggTAAATGAGGCTGAAATGATGTCTGTGTTCTCCTTAGATGAATTGAATGAAGACTTGCTTGAGAAGGTCCTAGCATGGCTTCCGGCTGCGAGCTTTTGCCGACTCCGTTTGGTGTGCAAAAGATGGAACTCTGTTGCAACCTCTGCAACATTTAAGATTGCATGCTCACAGATACCATGCAGAGATCCATGGTTTCTCATGGTTGGCCAAGAACTCAACCAGTCTATTGTTTTTGATACAAGTGAATGGAAATGGAGAAGTATCAGTCATCGAAACCTCTTATATCGAAACACTGTCCCAGTTGCATCATCTGGTGGTTTAATTTGCTTCCAAACGATCTCCAGTGACTTCGTAATCGGTAATCCATTGACCGGGGCCTGTCGTGAGCTTCCTTCAGCGGCCCCTACCAGCAGTGCTCAAACACTCCATGCTGTTGCCATGAATTCATCCCCCAAAGCTCAGTCTTCCTATAGAATCATACTAGTCTATAGTGAGTTAGCAAAGCTTACTCTCAAAGTATATGATGCATCAACCGGCTTTTGGGAAAATGAGATGATGCTACATCGAAAAGCTGAAAGCTCAACAATGTCTGGCATGGCTGGCAATGAAACCATTTACTTTCTTAGCAAAGCAGGAGATGTTGTGGCAGCCAGCATACAGAGGTGCTCATCAAAGCAATACTCATCAGTACTAATAATCGAGAATGGAGAAGAAGTGGTTTATTTCCTCAGCCATACTGGTTCTGTGATAGCTTGTAATGTTACTCAGAAGTACTTCTTCGAGTACCCGAGATTGTTGCCAGTTTATTCTGAGTACTCCATTGATGTGGTTGATTGCAAGGGAGAAATGCTGGTCGTCGTCTTGTCGGAGTTTTTAGAAAGTGCGAGTTTAAGAGTGTGGAGGTTCTGCAAGGAAGATCGAGCATGGCGACAAATTGCTGCAATGCCGCCATGGATGTCTCATGAATTCTATGGAAAGAAGGCTGACATTAACTGTGTGGGTTGTGGAGATAACATCTTCATATGCATTAATTCGAGCAAATTCAGCAGCTGTGTCATGTGTGATGTTGTGATCAATGAGTGGATTGAACTTCCCAAGTGTTTTGTGAACCGGAGACCGATTGAGTTCGTATCTGCCTTCTCCTTTGAGCCAAGAATGGAGGTTTCTGTATGA
- the LOC120260985 gene encoding uncharacterized protein LOC120260985 encodes MDFKTSKYIARESPLEDNASLYCNNKENPFAEAFPDPLCKLNLKETSEFVKAFPMNNNKNSKDILAQRKKVEAPSTPGRPLFRFSPGNPPRKSIPSKWDDAEKWLNSTSCHESPAHVEKMNSVPPEVFLKDKFTDNVRHLEPMKEGFVFRNSSYCESMKDAATEVAAEVQHRDIGTEMTPIGSSIASRCNTPIKSPSPARHNTPANRSGPLVASNTAAIDISELQDCHFAKLELSAQYDSLVSNWSSREEEEEEISKSLRHFEISAGRKSITECRASAWEEEEKAKSCSRYQREEARIQAWVNLQNAKAEAQSRKLEVKIQKMRSNLEEKLMKRMAIVQRKAEEWRAAAQVQHSQQLLKTAGQAQRMKIQQSSSHFADHTSCGCFPCNNNL; translated from the exons atgGATTTCAAAACATCAAAGTATATAGCAAGG GAATCACCATTAGAGGATAATGCAAGCTTGTACTGTAACAACAAGGAAAACCCATTTGCAGAGGCCTTTCCTGATCCTCTTTGCAAGCTAAACCTCAAGGAGACATCAGAGTTTGTGAAGGCATTCCCTatgaacaacaacaagaacagcAAGGACATCTTAGCTCAGAGGAAGAAAGTAGAAGCACCTTCAACTCCTGGCAGGCCTTTGTTTAGATTCAGTCCAGGGAATCCCCCTAGAAAGAGCATTCCTTCCAAGTGGGATGATGCTGAGAAGTGGCTCAACAGCACTTCTTGCCATGAATCCCCTGCTCATGTTGAGAAGATGAACTCAGTACCACCAGAAGTATTTCTCAAAG ATAAGTTTACGGACAATGTGAGGCATTTGGAGCCCATGAAAGAAGGATTTGTTTTCAGAAACTCGTCATACTGTGAGTCCATGAAAGATGCTGCAACTGAAGTGGCTGCAGAGGTTCAACATAGAGATATTGGCACTGAAATGACTCCTATTGGGAGCTCCATTGCATCTAGATGCAATACTCCTATCAAGAGTCCATCTCCAGCAAGGCACAACACTCCAGCCAACAGGTCTGGCCCTCTGGTGGCCTCTAACACTGCTGCCATTGATATCTCAGAGCTTCAGGATTGTCATTTTGCTAAGCTCGAGCTGAGTGCTCAGTATGATTCACTGGTTTCAAATTGGAGCTCaagggaggaagaagaagaggagatatCAAAGAGTCTAAGACATTTTGAGATAAGTGCTGGCAGGAAGAGCATTACTGAATGTAGAGCATCTgcttgggaagaagaagagaaagcaaAGAGCTGCAGCAG gtATCAGAGAGAGGAGGCAAGGATTCAAGCTTGGGTGAACCTCCAGAATGCAAAAGCAGAAGCTCAATCCAGAAAACTGGAG GTGAAAATACAGAAGATGAGATCAAATTTAGAGGAGAAGTTGATGAAAAGGATGGCTATTGTTCAAAGGAAGGCTGAGGAATGGAGAGCAGCTGCTCAGGTGCAGCATTCACAGCAGTTACTGAAAACTGCTGGGCAAGCACAGAGGATGAAAATTCAACAAAGCTCTTCTCATTTCGCTGATCACACATCTTGTGGATGTTTCCCTTGCAATAACAATCTCTAA
- the LOC120260986 gene encoding DNA repair protein RAD51 homolog, translating into MAAQQQKHQKMVEDQENVDGMQHGPFPVEQLQASGIAAVDVKKLKDAGLCTVESVAYSPRKDLLQIKGISEAKVDKIIEAASKLVPLGFTSASQLHAQRLEIIQITSGSKELDKILEGGIETGSITEIYGEFRSGKTQLCHTLCVTCQLPLDQGGGEGKAMYIDAEGTFRPQRLLQIAERYGLNGEDVLENVAYARAYNTDHQSRLLLEAASMMVETRFALMIVDSATALYRTDFSGRGELSARQMHLAKFLRSLQKMADEFGVAVVITNQVVAQVDGSAIFAGPQIKPIGGNIMAHASTTRLALRKGRGEERICKVISSPCLAEAEARFQISPEGVTDVKD; encoded by the exons ATGGCGGCGCAGCAGCAGAAGCACCAGAAGATGGTTGAGGATCAGGAAAACGTTGATGGCATGCAGCATGGGCCATTCCCTGTGGAGCAGCTTCAG GCTTCTGGTATAGCTGCTGTTGATGTGAAGAAACTCAAAGATGCTGGTCTCTGCACTGTGGAATCTGTTGCCTACTCACCAAGAAAAGATTTATTGCAAATTAAAGGAATTAGTGAAGCAAAAGTTGATAAGATCATTGAAGCAG CGTCAAAGCTTGTCCCTTTGGGCTTTACCAGTGCAAGCCAACTTCATGCACAGAGGCTTGAAATCATCCAAATCACTTCTGGATCAAAAGAACTTGATAAGATTCTCGAGG GAGGGATCGAAACTGGATCCATTACTGAGATATATGGTGAGTTCCGTTCTGGAAAGACTCAACTATGCCACACTCTTTGTGTCACGTGTCAA CTTCCTCTGGATCAAGGAGGTGGTGAAGGAAAAGCTATGTATATTGATGCGGAAGGTACTTTCAGACCACAAAGACTTCTGCAGATAGCAGAGAG GTATGGTTTGAATGGTGAAGATGTTCTAGAGAATGTGGCATATGCTAGGGCATATAACACTGATCATCAATCGAGGCTTCTGTTGGAAGCAGCGTCTATGATGGTCGAGACCAG GTTTGCTCTTATGATAGTAGATAGTGCTACAGCTCTCTACAGGACAGATTTCTCTGGGAGGGGAGAATTGTCAGCCAGGCAAATGCATCTTGCAAAGTTTTTGAGGAGCCTTCAAAAGATGGCAGATGAG TTCGGGGTTGCTGTAGTGATCACCAATCAAGTTGTTGCACAAGTCGATGGGTCTGCAATCTTTGCCGGCCCACAAATCAAACCGATCGGTGGAAACATCATGGCACATGCTTCTACCACAAG GCTCGCATTGCGCAAAGGAAGGGGTGAGGAGCGTATCTGTAAAGTAATAAGCTCTCCGTGTCTCGCGGAAGCTGAAGCACGGTTTCAGATTTCACCTGAAGGTGTTACTGATGTAAAGGATTGA
- the LOC120260987 gene encoding proteasome subunit alpha type-5 has product MFLTRTEYDRGVNTFSPEGRLFQVEYAIEAIKLGSTAIALKTKEGVVLAVEKRVTSPLLEPSSVEKIMEIDEHIGCAMSGLIADARTLVEHARVETQNHRFSYGEPMSVESTTQAICDLALRFGEGDEESMSRPFGVSLLIAGHDENGPSLYHTDPSGTFWQCNAKAIGSGSEGADSSLQEQYNKEMTLQEAETVALSILKQVMEEKVTPNNVDIAKVAPTYHLYSPAEVEAVISRL; this is encoded by the exons atgTTTCTCACCAG aacGGAGTATGATCGGGGAGTGAACACTTTCTCCCCGGAAGGGAGGTTGTTCCAGGTTGAGTATGCCATCGAGGCGATTAAG TTGGGCTCGACTGCGATCGCGTTGAAGACGAAGGAAGGCGTTGTGCTTGCTGTCGAGAAGAGGGTTACTTCTCCTCTTCTG GAGCCAAGCAGTGTGGAGAAAATTATGGAAATTGATGAGCACATTGGTTGTGCAATGAGTGGATTGATTGCTGATGCACGGACCCTTGTTgagcatgcccgtgtggaaactCAG AATCACAGGTTTTCATATGGTGAACCAATGTCTGTTGAGTCAACTACACAAGCTATATGCGATCTGGCTCTTCGATTTGGTGAAGGCGATGAGGAATCCATG TCACGGCCATTTGGTGTCTCTCTTCTAATTGCTGGTCATGATGAAAATGGACCGTCCTT GTATCACACAGACCCCTCTGGCACATTCTGGCAATGCAACGCAAAAGCAATAGGTTCTGGTTCTGAAGGAGCTGATAGCTCCCTTCAGGAACAGTACAACAAG GAAATGACCCTTCAAGAAGCTGAAACAGTTGCCCTTTCCATTCTGAAACAAGTCATGGAAGAGAAG GTGACGCCAAACAATGTTGATATCGCAAAAGTCGCACCAACTTACCACCTCTATTCTCCTGCAGAGGTTGAAGCGGTCATTAGTCGTCTGTAA
- the LOC120260235 gene encoding putative invertase inhibitor, giving the protein MIISMPMQQQQQEVKDIKITSSSSSSSSDEEDLISKTCNQTSYSDVCMATFLISNYTNTTIHDLAFISINATAAYAANTSAVIAAIRNGSADFSEQCLSDCLEQYGDAVDELHESMVALGSCDYETVNVKVSAAMTNSDTCEGGFQDEGVSSPLTERNELFFKLCSNSLAIVKLLV; this is encoded by the coding sequence ATGATCATCTCCATGCCCatgcagcagcaacaacaagaaGTCAAAGACATCAAgataacatcatcatcatcatcatcatcatcagatgAAGAAGATCTAATCTCAAAGACATGCAACCAAACCTCCTACTCCGACGTCTGCATGGCAACCTTCCTCATCTCCAACTACACCAACACCACCATCCATGACCTCGCCTTTATCTCCATCAACGCCACCGCCGCATACGCTGCCAACACCTCCGCCGTCATCGCCGCCATTCGTAACGGCTCCGCTGATTTCTCGGAGCAGTGCCTTAGTGATTGTTTGGAGCAGTATGGGGATGCGGTGGATGAGCTCCATGAGTCAATGGTGGCGCTGGGGAGTTGTGATTATGAAACGGTCAACGTGAAGGTGTCGGCGGCGATGACCAATTCAGACACGTGTGAGGGTGGGTTTCAGGATGAAGGTGTGTCGTCGCCGTTGACTGAAAGGAATGAGCTTTTCTTTAAGCTTTGCAGCAACTCTTTGGCTATTGTCAAGCTTCTTGTTTGA
- the LOC120260236 gene encoding putative invertase inhibitor → MDSMKALYQNQTITLTLLLSTTFFSYISCDSNTTSSLITSTCNHTLYVDVCMSSLQSHANSQTADLHGLASISINVTISQAIKNINFIKAMKDQLMSSPHPPQDHRYVTICLDDCLVEYEEAIDDLEQAHEALNEGEFGTMNVMVAGAMANANSCENGFGEKKGVQSPLMDLNVFFMKLCSNSMAISNLLS, encoded by the coding sequence ATGGATAGCATGAAAGCTTTATACCAAAACCAAACCATAACCTTAACTCTCCTCTTATCCACCACCTTCTTCTCCTACATCTCCTGTGACTCAAACACAACATCAAGTTTGATCACGTCAACATGCAACCATACTTTGTACGTGGACGTCTGCATGTCATCCCTTCAATCACATGCAAACAGCCAAACAGCTGATCTCCATGGCCTTGCATCCATCTCCATTAATGTGACCATATCTCAAGCAATAAAGAACATCAACTTCATCAAGGCCATGAAGGATCAACTAATGAGttctcctcatcctcctcaagATCATAGATATGTTACTATTTGTCTTGATGATTGTTTGGTTGAGTATGAAGAGGCCATTGATGATCTTGAGCAAGCTCATGAAGCTCTCAATGAAGGTGAATTTGGGACTATGAATGTTATGGTGGCTGGAGCTATGGCTAATGCTAACTCTTGTGAGAATGGGTTTGGTGAGAAGAAAGGAGTTCAGTCTCCATTAATGGATTTGAATGTGTTTTTCATGAAGTTGTGTAGTAACTCCATGGCCATTTCTAACcttctttcttga